One part of the Coffea eugenioides isolate CCC68of chromosome 10, Ceug_1.0, whole genome shotgun sequence genome encodes these proteins:
- the LOC113749817 gene encoding probable serine/threonine-protein kinase mps1, which produces MEGEEANLQAAPPPAVPPTPPLSTNSNFLRNSINLEFTSTSTTSTSSSSSSLSNDAFFRNVQAVFKRHRPLSMMPSNNIQPRRMLVPQRGAPKSSSITTGSTFDIKKIEDEGLLSQRLRDCVSRSKDMVSVVSETPECASINAPSEWGSTVNTHDESYKKFDGKSKQARSHAGHKTNDTVASVMESEHVPLVDGTKRVHFATQTDSRFQEMEWDGSNQTEAPTALSHRLQHQIIQSEKVDPEGRISSSLARNLGVTDQLHQFGNFIQNDTSQPMTQSSVVGMSCATTTLINPGSAPNLNSTTYCSQTHQTSRSKLGLESAGDIEIKFQPVQPELLPSDPPSKCNSTVLSHQAATAAHVSIGTPEANLEAKNRIMPNEKECIVPKESDNSRNPRTLGGTSAAEDHIAVHPEPPSSKVQALDVKLEPDKSGKPEKVGGGKATSVSRKKSYDVDLFFKVNGKLYQRLGKIGSGGSSEVHKVISSDCTIYALKKIKLKGRDYGTAYGFCQEIEYLNKLKGKKNIIQLVDYEVTDKALLKEVTSGTMSNKDGRVKEDGYIYMVLEYGEIDLAHMLSQKWKELDSSSSTIDENWLRFYWQQILLAVNTIHEERIVHSDLKPANFLLVSGSLKLIDFGIAKAIMSDTTNIQRDSQVGTLSYMSPEAFMCNETDANGNTIKCGRPSDIWSLGCILYQMVYGRTPFSEYKTFWAKFKVITDPNHEIVYEPVQNPWLLDIMKKCLAWDRNQRWRIPQLLQHPFLVPPVPPQVSAPMDQSCKLLQLIGKSCQNDPKSFMLFSQLQQLLKDPRPSATSESSISHDEMHKLLSGVSNLCLQLQRQLANFEEIQL; this is translated from the exons ATGGAAGGGGAGGAGGCTAACCTTCAGGCGGCCCCACCACCAGCAGTGCCACCAACTCCGCCGTTGTCAACCAATTCCAATTTCCTCCGAAATTCTATAAATCTTGAATTCACTTCCACTTCAACGACGTCGACTTCCTCATCGTCTTCTTCGTTGTCCAATGACGCTTTCTTCCGGAACGTTCAAGCCGTGTTCAAGCGCCACCGCCCTCTCA GTATGATGCCCTCAAACAATATACAACCAAGGAGGATGTTGGTTCCGCAGCGCGGAGCTCCAAAAAGTTCCAGTATAACTACAGGATCTACATTTGACATAAAGAAGATCGAAGATGAAGGCTTATTAAGTCAAAGATTAAGGGATTGCGTATCGCGGTCAAAAGATATGGTTTCTGTTGTCAGTGAAACTCCAGAGTGTGCATCGATAAATGCACCTTCAGAGTGGGGTTCTACTGTAAATACTCATGATGAAAGTTATAAAAAGTTCGATGGTAAATCTAAGCAAGCCAGATCCCATGCTGGTCACAAAACTAATGATACAGTTGCCTCTGTCATGGAAAGTGAGCATGTTCCTTTAGTTGACGGGACAAAAAGGGTCCATTTTGCCACACAAACTGATTCCAGGTTCCAGG AAATGGAATGGGATGGAAGTAACCAAACAGAGGCTCCCACAGCCCTCAGTCATCGATTGCAGCATCAGATTATTCAAAGTGAAAAAGTCGATCCTGAGGGCCGGATTTCCTCTTCGCTGGCTAGAAACTTAGGAGTTACTGATCAGCTTCATCAATTTGGAAACTTCATACAGAATGATACAAGTCAGCCAATGACCCAATCTTCAGTTGTCGGGATGTCCTGCGCTACCACAACACTGATCAACCCTGGTTCTGCTCCCAATCTTAATTCAACTACCTATTGTTCTCAAACTCATCAAACAAGCAGGTCTAAATTAGGTTTAGAGAGCGCGGGTGACatagaaattaaatttcaaCCTGTACAACCTGAATTACTGCCCTCGGATCCTCCATCTAAGTGTAATAGTACAGTGTTAAGTCACCAGGCTGCTACTGCAGCCCATGTGTCCATTGGTACTCCTGAAGCCAATCTGGAAGCTAAGAACCGTATTATGCCCAACGAGAAAGAGTGCATTGTCCCAAAGGAGAGTGATAATTCTCGAAATCCTCGAACTCTTGGTGGCACCTCTGCTGCAGAGGATCATATAGCTGTGCATCCTGAGCCCCCCTCCTCAAAAGTTCAGGCATTAGATGTGAAGTTAGAACCTGACAAATCAGGAAAACCAGAAAAAGTTGGAGGTGGTAAAGCAACATCAGTGTCACGAAAAAAGAGCTATGATGTGGACTTGTTTTTCAAAGTTAATGGGAAGCTTTATCAAAGGCTTGGCAAGATAGGTAGTGGAGGTAGCAGTGAAGTTCACAAGGTCATTTCATCAGATTGCACCATTTATGCCCTGAAAAAGATTAAGCTTAAAGGTCGTGACTATGGTACTGCATATGGATTTTGTCAGGAAATTGAATATCTCAACAAATTGAAGGGAAAGAAGAACATCATTCAGCTTGTTGACTATGAG GTGACAGATAAAGCATTACTCAAAGAAGTTACTAGTGGTACAATGAGTAACAAAGATGGCAGAGTAAAGGAAGAtggttatatatatatggttCTTGAATATGGTGAAATTGATTTGGCTCACATGCTTTCCCAGAAGTGGAAAGAGCTGGACAGCTCTAGTTCAACCATAGATGAGAACTGGCTTCGATTTTACTGGCAG CAAATACTTTTGGCTGTCAACACTATACATGAGGAGCGAATTGTGCACTCAGACTTGAAGCCAGCTAATTTTCTTCTCGTTAGTGGTTCTCTTAAATTGATTGATTTTGGCATAGCAAAAGCCATTATGAGTGACACAACCAACATTCAACGGGATTCGCAG GTTGGTACTCTTAGTTACATGTCTCCAGAGGCCTTTATGTGCAATGAGACGGATGCAAACGGGAACACCATTAAATGTGGTCGCCCATCTGATATCTGGTCTCTTGGGTGCATCCTTTACCAAATGGTTTATGGAAGAACACCTTTTTCTGAATACAAAACATTTTGGGCAAAGTTCAAAGTTATAACAGATCCAAACCATGAAATTGTATATGAACCAGTTCAAAATCCTTGGCTTTTGGATATTATGAAAAAATGCCTTGCCTGGGACCGGAATCAAAGATGGAGAATTCCTCAATTGCTTCAACACCCTTTTCTAGTTCCCCCCGTCCCACCTCAAGTATCAGCACCTATGGACCAGAGCTGTAAATTGCTTCAGCTAATTGGCAAGTCGTGCCAAAATGATCCTAAATCATTCATGCTGTTTTCTCAACTTCAACAATTGCTAAAGGATCCTAGACCATCCGCAACATCAGAGTCATCAATATCGCATGACGAAATGCACAAGTTGCTCTCTGGCGTGTCAAACCTTTGTTTGCAGCTTCAGAGACAGTTGgcaaactttgaagagatacAACTCTGA